From one Desulfobaculum bizertense DSM 18034 genomic stretch:
- a CDS encoding BCCT family transporter codes for MKINGLDVDLKLTLGSFSAVILLGIVAVLYPEGTKATMGAMLDFTVKNLGPGFLWYTLFATGLLLFLALSKYGNIRLGGDKPKFNKFQLFAMALSAGLGASTMYWGFIESTYYFMDPQFGIVDKPMAMEYASAYNMFHWGAAGWFVYLIVAVPFCIAFYIRGERKLSLSGVVNIMFDGILPVWAQKLIDLLFIITTLAATALTLGLAIPMISSNISSLTGIPDSLLMGIGIIVALSIVFSLSSYIGVEKGMARLSNATIYICAAFVGLTFVIGPSALILNNTTNAIGIMLTEYLRMSTNTDPFGTTLFPQYWTIFFLANWISYSPGIGVFITKIAKGHKLRDLVLVLVSAGTLGTSITFGVLGTFTMNLQNTGVVDAVGLINSGLPTQLVAEVFGSTPFPMVMTFVYLITMVLFTVTTLDGTSFSLAGIATKKLDKDANVSPMFRLFWCLLLAVVPIVFLLIRAKLNILKSFPVLIIVPMMPLFAVLAYRTLGYIQKTFGHMDGKEIEAYSIEVSKSQEL; via the coding sequence ATGAAAATCAACGGACTCGATGTCGACCTTAAACTGACGCTTGGCAGCTTCTCTGCTGTTATTCTGCTGGGTATTGTCGCTGTGCTGTACCCCGAAGGAACAAAAGCTACTATGGGCGCCATGCTTGACTTCACCGTCAAGAATCTCGGCCCCGGATTCCTTTGGTACACTCTTTTTGCAACTGGCCTGCTGCTTTTCCTTGCCCTGTCCAAATACGGAAACATCCGGCTCGGCGGCGACAAGCCCAAGTTTAACAAGTTCCAGCTCTTTGCTATGGCCCTGTCTGCCGGGCTTGGTGCAAGTACCATGTACTGGGGATTCATTGAATCCACCTACTACTTCATGGACCCCCAGTTTGGCATTGTGGACAAGCCCATGGCCATGGAATACGCCTCGGCCTACAACATGTTCCACTGGGGTGCTGCGGGCTGGTTTGTTTACCTGATCGTTGCCGTTCCGTTCTGCATCGCCTTCTACATCCGAGGCGAACGCAAACTGAGCCTGAGTGGTGTTGTGAACATCATGTTTGATGGCATCCTGCCGGTCTGGGCACAGAAGCTCATTGACCTGCTGTTCATCATCACCACCCTTGCAGCAACAGCCCTGACCCTTGGCCTTGCTATCCCGATGATTTCCTCAAACATCAGTAGCCTGACCGGCATTCCGGACAGCCTCCTGATGGGCATTGGCATCATTGTCGCCCTGTCTATTGTCTTCTCTCTCAGCTCCTACATCGGCGTTGAGAAAGGCATGGCCCGCCTGTCCAATGCAACGATTTACATCTGTGCAGCTTTTGTTGGCCTGACCTTTGTCATTGGTCCCTCAGCCCTGATTCTGAACAACACCACCAACGCTATCGGCATCATGCTCACGGAATACCTCCGCATGAGCACAAACACCGATCCCTTTGGTACCACCCTGTTCCCCCAGTACTGGACAATCTTCTTCCTCGCGAACTGGATTTCCTACTCTCCGGGCATTGGCGTGTTCATCACCAAAATTGCCAAGGGCCACAAACTTCGCGACCTGGTTCTGGTGCTGGTTTCCGCTGGCACGCTTGGCACCAGCATCACCTTTGGTGTGCTTGGTACCTTTACCATGAACCTCCAGAACACTGGTGTGGTTGACGCAGTTGGACTCATCAACTCCGGCCTGCCGACGCAGCTTGTTGCCGAAGTCTTTGGCAGCACACCGTTCCCGATGGTCATGACCTTTGTGTACCTCATTACAATGGTCCTGTTCACCGTAACGACCCTTGATGGCACAAGCTTCTCACTGGCTGGCATCGCCACCAAAAAGCTGGACAAGGACGCAAACGTGTCTCCCATGTTCCGCCTGTTCTGGTGCCTGCTGCTGGCAGTTGTTCCGATTGTCTTCCTGCTCATCCGGGCCAAGCTGAACATTCTCAAATCCTTCCCGGTTTTGATTATTGTCCCGATGATGCCGCTCTTTGCAGTACTGGCATACCGGACTCTCGGCTACATCCAGAAGACCTTTGGTCACATGGATGGCAAAGAGATCGAAGCCTATTCCATTGAAGTTTCAAAATCACAGGAGCTGTAA
- a CDS encoding DUF190 domain-containing protein: MSHLHDISQHEIGRLRIYMTRGDSVPAAGWKKFFGTPLFRHLVNLAQKDGILHATTHSTPYGFAQGKNVSEQHPEYSKKCAVLYVELTAERQQLEEFVKAHGELLQDKEMTYKHMERWKLASASQSLRQISVPAEL; encoded by the coding sequence ATGTCACACCTTCATGATATATCGCAGCACGAAATCGGTCGTTTGCGCATTTATATGACACGCGGGGATTCTGTTCCTGCTGCTGGCTGGAAAAAGTTTTTTGGAACCCCACTCTTTCGGCATCTTGTGAATCTTGCCCAAAAAGACGGTATTCTCCACGCGACAACGCACAGCACGCCGTATGGTTTTGCGCAGGGCAAAAATGTTTCGGAACAGCACCCTGAGTATTCCAAAAAATGCGCCGTGCTTTATGTCGAGCTGACCGCTGAGCGGCAGCAGCTCGAGGAGTTTGTGAAGGCGCATGGCGAACTCTTGCAGGATAAGGAAATGACCTACAAGCATATGGAGCGCTGGAAGCTTGCTTCTGCAAGTCAGTCACTTCGGCAGATTTCTGTCCCCGCCGAGCTGTAG
- a CDS encoding AraC family transcriptional regulator, which translates to MKMNSTKTKQDYAQRMDKVCEYIQRNSERHISLDDLAQEANFSKYHFHRIFTGMVGETVKSYLRRVRLEHAASKLCLTNDPLLRIALEGGFESHAAFTRAFRKQFGQTPSSYRKNNSWKKREQRMTYWKNISLEVALVERPAMNVACVRHVGHYRECGKAWEKLCSWAGPLGLLKPDMQRIGVCYSDPDITPADKIMYDACLEITQPVQGNDVVTIKTLEGGSYAQAIHCGPYDTVSETYSQLCGQWLPQHGYRIASEPSFEVYLNDPGTTAPEDLRTEIHVPLASA; encoded by the coding sequence ATGAAGATGAACAGCACCAAGACCAAGCAGGATTATGCCCAGCGCATGGATAAAGTCTGTGAATATATCCAGCGAAACAGTGAACGGCACATTTCACTGGATGATCTGGCGCAAGAGGCCAATTTCTCCAAATATCACTTTCATCGCATATTCACAGGCATGGTCGGCGAAACTGTCAAATCCTACCTGAGGAGGGTTCGCCTTGAACACGCCGCATCCAAGCTCTGCCTAACAAATGATCCACTTTTACGAATAGCACTTGAAGGTGGATTTGAATCACATGCTGCATTCACCAGAGCATTCCGCAAACAGTTTGGTCAGACGCCGTCTTCGTACCGGAAAAACAACAGCTGGAAAAAACGGGAGCAACGCATGACGTACTGGAAAAATATTTCGCTGGAGGTCGCTCTCGTAGAGCGTCCTGCCATGAACGTGGCATGTGTCAGACATGTTGGACACTACAGGGAATGCGGAAAGGCTTGGGAGAAGCTCTGTAGCTGGGCAGGACCACTGGGACTTCTTAAACCTGATATGCAAAGAATTGGAGTCTGTTACAGTGATCCAGACATTACCCCAGCAGACAAGATCATGTATGATGCCTGCCTTGAAATAACGCAGCCAGTTCAGGGGAATGATGTTGTTACGATCAAAACGCTTGAAGGTGGAAGCTACGCGCAGGCGATCCACTGCGGTCCATACGACACGGTCTCAGAAACATACTCTCAGCTCTGTGGACAGTGGCTCCCCCAGCACGGGTACAGAATAGCAAGTGAACCCAGTTTTGAGGTTTACCTCAACGACCCCGGAACCACCGCTCCAGAAGATCTTCGTACCGAAATACATGTCCCACTTGCCTCTGCCTAG
- a CDS encoding voltage-gated chloride channel family protein, translating to MSLRWDIREHASLGYFVLRWLCITAPLGALVGSSVAFFLWLLHQATLTRWQHPELLYFLPLAGVVIAYAHHRWGKNVAAGNNLIMEQIHEPGGGVPKRMLPFVLFSTVLTHLFGGSAGREGTAVQMGGSIAQALGCFLRLGKNDTKILLTCGIAAGFGAVFGTPLTGAIFALEVLSLGSMRYDSLIPCFMASIFGNLVCAAWGIHHTQYSITAASLHMGGVVAHITPVIALKVVCAAVLFGLVGFVFAELMHTLSGLFKRVVPAYWLRPVVGAGLVLGISWALGTQDYLGLGVTTASGAGSSIVNAFHGTGVSSWSWFWKLLLTAITLSCGFKGGEVTPLFFVGAALGSALAGLLGLPVDLMAGLGFIGVFAGATNTPLACTLMGVEVFGGQYLPYFAMTCFFAYLFSGHSGIYLSQRVDAPKCAGLSGRDSSLRDVRQGKDSLFMKLLKRGE from the coding sequence ATGTCACTTCGCTGGGATATCCGCGAGCACGCGTCTCTGGGGTATTTTGTGCTTCGCTGGCTCTGCATCACCGCACCGCTTGGGGCGCTTGTTGGCTCCTCCGTTGCGTTCTTTCTGTGGCTTTTACATCAGGCGACACTCACCCGCTGGCAGCACCCGGAGTTGCTTTACTTTTTACCATTAGCGGGCGTTGTTATCGCCTATGCGCATCATCGCTGGGGCAAAAATGTTGCTGCTGGCAACAACCTGATTATGGAGCAAATCCATGAGCCTGGTGGCGGGGTGCCAAAGCGCATGCTGCCTTTCGTCCTGTTCTCAACTGTGCTGACACACCTTTTTGGTGGCTCGGCAGGCCGGGAAGGAACCGCTGTTCAGATGGGCGGGTCCATTGCTCAGGCTCTCGGCTGTTTTTTGCGGCTTGGGAAAAACGATACCAAAATTCTGCTGACCTGCGGCATTGCTGCTGGCTTTGGTGCGGTCTTTGGGACGCCCCTTACGGGCGCTATTTTTGCTCTGGAAGTTCTCTCCCTTGGCTCCATGCGCTATGACTCCCTGATTCCCTGCTTTATGGCGAGCATCTTCGGGAATCTGGTGTGTGCGGCATGGGGAATTCACCACACCCAGTATTCCATCACTGCGGCAAGTTTGCATATGGGCGGTGTGGTGGCGCACATCACGCCCGTTATTGCACTCAAGGTTGTTTGTGCCGCTGTGCTCTTTGGGCTGGTGGGCTTTGTGTTTGCCGAGCTGATGCACACGTTGAGCGGGCTGTTTAAGCGAGTTGTCCCAGCGTACTGGCTGCGGCCCGTTGTGGGTGCCGGGCTTGTGCTTGGCATCAGCTGGGCGCTTGGAACGCAGGACTATCTGGGGCTTGGCGTAACAACGGCGAGTGGGGCAGGTTCATCCATTGTGAACGCCTTCCATGGCACAGGAGTCAGTTCGTGGAGCTGGTTCTGGAAGCTCCTTTTAACCGCAATTACCCTGAGCTGTGGCTTTAAGGGTGGGGAAGTCACTCCCCTGTTTTTTGTTGGTGCAGCGCTTGGCTCGGCTTTGGCGGGGCTGCTTGGTCTGCCTGTCGATCTTATGGCTGGTCTTGGGTTTATTGGTGTGTTTGCCGGAGCAACCAATACACCTTTGGCCTGCACGCTGATGGGCGTCGAGGTGTTTGGTGGGCAGTACCTGCCGTATTTCGCGATGACCTGCTTTTTTGCATATCTCTTTAGCGGGCATTCTGGAATTTATCTTTCGCAGCGGGTGGACGCCCCAAAATGTGCAGGGCTTTCCGGGCGGGACAGTTCGCTGCGAGACGTTCGTCAAGGCAAGGATTCTTTGTTTATGAAACTGTTGAAGCGGGGGGAGTAA
- a CDS encoding DMT family transporter — protein MSKIFSFFEDHIMLVACLFLAGTFVFGTFSVASFSTLDLIFLRFFIAAVCVFVLIRIKSLSIALPKELYLRLFALSLVGITIYHWLLFKAIASSTALNNSLLSATVPIITLILSVLFFGERMNLRSLTGMLMSFCGVGIIISGGSIHNILNISFNSGDLFMLSGVLLLSIYFNMLKSVLNRMNPLVVAFYLFFFSVVVLLPFVAQGPLSRFQGLPSAAWYSLFYMGIFASVFALVIQQFSIKRIGPAKTALYLNLIPVFSLLLSLLFLDETVHLHYLISLVIILSGVYITLSAKSKTPAPHSAS, from the coding sequence ATGTCAAAAATATTTTCTTTTTTTGAAGACCACATCATGCTTGTTGCATGCCTGTTTCTTGCCGGAACCTTTGTTTTCGGCACATTCTCTGTGGCCAGCTTCTCAACTCTGGACCTGATCTTTTTGCGATTTTTCATCGCCGCTGTCTGCGTCTTTGTGCTCATCCGCATCAAGTCTCTTTCCATTGCTCTGCCCAAGGAACTCTACCTGCGACTTTTTGCCCTTTCGCTCGTAGGAATCACGATCTACCACTGGCTTCTTTTTAAGGCTATTGCCTCAAGCACAGCCCTGAACAACTCTCTTCTCTCGGCAACTGTCCCCATCATCACGCTTATTCTTTCTGTGCTCTTTTTTGGCGAACGAATGAACCTGCGAAGCCTCACAGGTATGCTCATGTCTTTCTGCGGAGTCGGAATCATCATCAGCGGCGGGAGCATCCACAATATCCTGAATATTTCGTTCAATAGTGGTGATCTCTTCATGCTCTCCGGGGTGCTTTTGCTCTCAATTTACTTCAATATGCTCAAAAGCGTTCTGAACAGAATGAATCCACTTGTGGTCGCGTTCTACCTCTTCTTTTTCAGTGTCGTTGTCCTGTTGCCGTTCGTCGCGCAAGGTCCGCTCTCCCGCTTTCAGGGACTTCCTTCCGCAGCATGGTACAGCCTTTTTTATATGGGCATCTTTGCCTCTGTCTTTGCGCTGGTCATCCAGCAATTTTCGATCAAGCGCATCGGTCCCGCAAAAACAGCCCTCTACCTGAATCTTATCCCTGTTTTCTCCCTGCTGCTTTCGCTTCTCTTCCTCGATGAAACCGTACACCTGCACTACCTCATCTCCCTCGTCATCATCCTGAGCGGCGTGTACATCACCCTTTCGGCAAAAAGCAAAACACCTGCCCCTCACTCAGCCAGTTAA
- a CDS encoding nuclear transport factor 2 family protein translates to MVTTLCQAYLSALNEGDLDKVLSLFTEEATVDSPLYGEMPARKFYAELFEDTNRSVTTLMNVFVSSEDKPRAALHFHYLWTLSNGTDVEFECVDVFTLTDDKKRFTSLKIIYDTYPLRREHSECRQGEE, encoded by the coding sequence ATGGTTACTACGTTATGCCAAGCGTACCTCTCGGCACTGAATGAAGGAGATCTGGATAAGGTTTTGTCTCTCTTTACGGAGGAGGCGACGGTTGATTCTCCTTTGTATGGGGAAATGCCAGCACGCAAGTTTTATGCAGAACTCTTTGAAGATACGAACAGGTCTGTGACAACACTGATGAATGTTTTTGTGTCCTCAGAAGACAAACCTCGTGCCGCCTTGCATTTTCATTACCTTTGGACACTAAGTAATGGTACGGATGTTGAGTTTGAGTGCGTTGACGTCTTTACGCTGACTGATGACAAAAAGCGGTTTACTTCGTTGAAAATTATTTATGATACATATCCTCTTCGCCGTGAGCACTCCGAGTGCAGGCAGGGCGAAGAATAA